The Malus domestica chromosome 06, GDT2T_hap1 genome has a segment encoding these proteins:
- the LOC103437988 gene encoding aluminum-activated malate transporter 9: MAAKLGSFKYTFQEKRERLLSVQKGYSYSELGGFPNIEEQDPSSGSTRCCTFRSVSDRIVGWCRTVQHVSKRAVKMGQSDPRKIIFAAKMGLALMIISLLIFLKEPFKQLSRYSVWAILTVVVVFEFSIGATLSKGFNRGLGTLSAGGLALVVANLCELAGEWEEIVIFASIFIVGFLATYAKLYPTMKPYEYGFRVFLLTFCFIMVSGYRTREFLHTAVSRFFLIALGAGVGLGVNICIFPIWAGEDLHNLVVKNFLGVAKSLEGVVNSYLNCVEYERVPSKILTYQASDDPLYSGYRSAVESRSQEDTLMGFAIWEPPHGRYRMLRYPWKNYAKVGGALRHCAFMVMALHGCILSEIQAPAERRQVFRKELQRVGYEGAKVLRELGNKLKTMEKIGPIDILNEVHEAAEDLQKKVDQKSYLLVNSEGWEIGSRPKELGEPQDLLNVDDEENYFREYKSLSEAVLDLSSFPAPQSWDSQMPAKPNGPGSIPTEVNHSNLPTGVSSGSMFMKQISWPAGLKFKAEEPPVAEESKTFENASQLSLATFTSLLIEFVARLQNLVDSFEELSEKAHFKEPAEPPEILQPPRSHRFWTRLLNCLKS; encoded by the exons ATGGCAGCAAAATTGGGTTCCTTCAAGTACACTTTCCAGGAGAAGAGAGAGCGGTTGCTCTCCGTCCAGAAGGGCTACTCCTACTCCGAGCTGGGTGGCTTCCCCAACATCGAGGAGCAAGACCCGTCGTCGGGGTCTACCCGCTGCTGCACTTTCCGATCAGTCTCTGACCGAATTGTCGGCTGGTGCCGAACCGTGCAACATGTCTCGAAACGGGCCGTTAAGATGGGTCAGTCCGATCCGAGAAAGATCATCTTCGCCGCGAAGATGGGTCTGGCGCTGATGATCATCTCGCTGCTCATCTTCCTCAAAGAGCCGTTCAAGCAGCTCAGCCGCTACTCCGTCTGGGCAATTCTTACCGTTGTGGTGGTGTTCGAGTTCAGCATAG GAGCGACTCTGAGCAAAGGATTTAACCGCGGTTTGGGGACCCTTTCGGCTGGAGGCCTGGCTTTGGTTGTGGCAAACTTATGTGAGCTAGCTGGAGAGTGGGAAGAAATCGTTATTTTCGCTAGCATCTTTATCGTAG GATTTCTTGCAACTTATGCGAAGCTATACCCGACAATGAAGCCTTATGAATATGGGTTTCGGGTGTTCTTGTTGACATTTTGTTTCATCATGGTATCTGGGTATCGAACGAGGGAATTTCTTCATACAGCTGTGTCTCGATTCTTTCTCATTGCACTGGGTGCTGGTGTTGGTTTGGGAGTAAATATATGCATTTTTCCCATCTGGGCTGGCGAGGATCTGCACAACTTGGTGGTAAAAAATTTCCTGGGTGTTGCAAAATCACTCGAAG GTGTTGTTAACAGTTACCTTAATTGCGTTGAATATGAGAGGGTCCCTTCCAAGATTCTTACCTATCAAGCTTCAGATGATCCACTCTATAGTGGCTACAGATCTGCTGTGGAATCTAGAAGCCAAGAGGACACTCTG atGGGATTTGCTATCTGGGAGCCACCACATGGTCGATACAGAATGCTTAGATATCCATGGAAGAACTATGCAAAAGTGGGTGGTGCACTGAGGCATTGTGCATTTATGGTCATGGCATTGCACGGATGTATACTTTCTGAAATACAG GCTCCTGCTGAGCGAAGACAAGTATTTCGTAAGGAACTTCAAAGGGTAGGTTATGAAGGTGCCAAAGTTTTACGTGAACTTGGAAACAAACTGAAAACAATGGAGAAAATAGGTCCCATAGATATACTCAATGAAGTGCACGAGGCTGCAGAAGACTTACAAAAGAAAGTTGACCAGAAGTCGTACCTGCTTGTTAATTCAGAAGGCTGGGAGATTGGAAGTCGACCAAAGGAGCTGGGAGAACCTCAGGACTTACTGAACGTGGATGATGAAGAAAATTATTTCCGGGAATACAAATCCCTTAGTGAAGCTGTACTTGATCTCAGTTCTTTTCCTGCGCCTCAAAGTTGGGATAGCCAGATGCCCGCAAAGCCAAATGGCCCAGGCTCCATACCAACTGAAGTCAACCACTCGAACTTGCCCACAGGTGTTTCGTCAGGAAGCATGTTCATGAAACAGATATCGTGGCCTGCAGGACTTAAATTTAAGGCTGAGGAACCGCCAGTGGCGGAGGAATCCAAAACCTTTGAAAATGCTAGTCAGTTGTCGTTAGCCACATTTACATCCCTGTTGATAGAGTTTGTCGCAAGGCTTCAAAATCtcgtagactcatttgaagaactAAGTGAGAAAGCACATTTCAAGGAACCTGCCGAACCACCAGAAATATTACAGCCACCTCGCAGTCACAGGTTTTGGACCCGGTTGCTCAACTGTCTGAAATCCTGA
- the LOC103437990 gene encoding coatomer subunit alpha-1-like, with protein MLTKFETKSNRVKGLSFHPKRPWILASLHSGVVQLWDYRMGTLIDRFDEHDGPVRGVHFHKSQPLFVSGGDDYKIKVWNYKMHRCLFTLLGHLDYIRTVQFHHEYPWIVSASDDQTIRIWNWQSRTCISVLTGHNHYVMCASFHPKEDLVVSASLDQTVRVWDIGSLKKKTVSPADDILRLSQMNTDLFGGVDTVVKYVLEGHDRGVNWASFHPNLPLIVSGADDRQVKLWRMNDTKAWEVDTLRGHMNNVSCVMFHAKQDIIVSNSEDKSIRVWDVTKRTGIQTFRREHDRFWILSSHPEMNLLAAGHDSGMIVFKLERERPAFAVSGSSLFYVKDRFLRYYEFSTQRDTQVIPIRRPGSTTLNQSPRTLSYSPTENAVLISSDLDGGSYELYLIPKDSISRGDSLQDAKRGVGGSAVFIARNRFAVLDKINNQVLIKNMANEAGKKIPLPFAADAIFYAGSNNLLCRVEDKVVIFDLQQKIILGELQTPFIKYVVWSNDMESVALLSKHAIIIANKKLVHQCTLHETIRVKSGGWDDNGVFIYTTLNHIKYCLPNGDSGIIRTLDVPIYITKVSGNTIFCLDRDGKNRAIVIDATEYIFKLSLLKKRYDHVMSMIRNSQLCGQAMIAYLQQKGFPEVALHFVKDERTRFNLALESGNIQIAVASATAIDEKDYWYRLGVEALRQGNAGIVEYAYQKTKNFERLSFLYLITGNMEKLSKMLKIAEVKNDVMGQFHNALYLGNVKERIKILENVGHLPLAYITASVHGLHDVAERLSAELGENVPTLPQGKVPTLLMPPTPIVCGGDWPLLRVMRGIFEGGLDNVGRGAADEEDEAVDGDWGEELDMVDVDGLQNGDGTAGLEDEETGEGHEEEEGWDLEDLELPPEADTPRASVNASSFVAPTTGMPVSQIWTQRSSLAAEHAAAGNFDTAMRLLKRQLGFKNFALLKPMFLDLHTGSHSYLPAFSSAPVISLAVERGWNVSATPNVRGPPALVFNFSQLEEKLKAGYKATTNGKLADALKIFLSILHTIPLIVVDSRREVDEVKELIIIVKEYVLGLQIELKRREMKDDPKREQELAAYFTHCNLQTPHLRLALNSALTVCYKAGNIATAANFARRLLETNPTNESLAKKARQVLQAAERNMTDKSQLNYDFRNPFVICGATYVPIYRGQKDVSCPYCSSRFVATQEGQLCTVCDLAVVGADASGLLCSPSQVR; from the exons ATGTTGACCAAGTTTGAAACGAAGAGTAACAGAGTGAAGGGACTGAGCTTCCACCCTAAGAGGCCGTGGATCCTCGCGAGTCTTCACAGTGGTGTGGTCCAGCTATGGGACTACCGCATGGGGACGCTCATTGATCGATTCGACGAGCACGATGGGCCTGTTCGCGGCGTCCACTTTCACAAATCTCAGCCCCTCTTTGTCTCTGGAG GGGATGATTATAAGATTAAAGTTTGGAACTATAAGATGCATAGGTGTCTTTTTACTCTTCTCGGGCACCTTGATTATATCCGTACCGTGCAGTTTCACCACGAATACCCGTGGATTGTGAGTGCCAGTGATGACCAGACCATTCGTATATGGAATTGGCAGTCACGTACTTGTATTTCAGTGTTGACAGGGCACAATCATTATGTCATGTGTGCCTCATTCCATCCTAAAGAAGACCTTGTTGTATCTGCCTCTCTAGATCAGACTGTCCGAGTTTGGGATATTGGTTCCCTGAAAAAGAAGACCGTATCACCGGCAGATGACATTCTGCGACTAAGTCAGATGAACACAGATCTTTTTGGCGGTGTTGATACTGTTGTTAAGTATGTCTTGGAAGGGCATGATCGTGGTGTCAATTGGGCCTCATTCCACCCCAACCTGCCTCTGATTGTCTCAGGAGCAGATGATCGCCAAGTTAAATTGTGGCGAATGAATG ATACAAAGGCTTGGGAAGTGGATACATTGAGAGGGCACATGAATAATGTTTCATGTGTCATGTTTCATGCCAAACAGGACATAATTGTATCTAACTCGGAGGACAAAAGTATACGTGTCTGGGATGTAACGAAGCGGACTGGAATTCAAACTTTCCGAAGAGAGCATGACCGTTTTTGGATTCTTTCATCTCACCCTGAAATGAATCTGTTGGCAGCTGGTCATGACAGTGGCATGATTGTATTTAAGCTAGAGAGGGAACGACCAGCCTTTGCAGTGAGTGGTAGTTCTCTGTTCTACGTTAAAGATCGCTTTTTGCGGTACTATGAGTTTTCAACCCAAAGAGACACACAAGTTATTCCAATTCGACGCCCTGGTTCCACCACTTTAAATCAAAGTCCAAGGACTCTTTCTTACAGTCCTACAGAAAATGCAGTTCTTATTTCCTCAGACTTGGATGGGGGATCTTATGAATTGTATTTGATACCCAAAGACAGCATTAGTAGGGGTGATAGTCTGCAAGATGCAAAGAGAGGTGTTGGAGGTTCAGCTGTGTTTATTGCACGGAATAGGTTCGCTGTGCTTGACAAAATCAACAACCAAGTCTTGATTAAGAATATGGCGAATGAGGCTGGTAAAAAGATCCCCCTTCCTTTTGCTGCTGACGCAATATTCTATGCTGGATCAAATAATTTGCTGTGTAGAGTAGAAGACAAAGTGGTTATATTTGATCTCCAGCAGAAGATTATACTTGGTGAACTTCAAACCCCCTTCATCAAGTATGTTGTTTGGTCCAATGACATGGAAAGTGTTGCCTTGCTCAGCAAACATGCCATTATCATTGCCAACAAAAAGCTTGTGCATCAGTGCACTCTTCATGAGACAATCCGTGTGAAGAGTGGTGGATGGGATGACAATGGTGTTTTCATTTATACGACTCTAAATCACATAAAATATTGCCTTCCTAATGGAGACAGTGGAATAATCAGAACCCTAGATGTTCCTATTTACATTACGAAGGTTTCTGGAAATACTATCTTCTGCTTGGATAGGGATGGGAAAAACAGGGCCATAGTTATTGATGCTACGGAATACATTTTCAAGTTATCTCTATTGAAGAAGAGATATGACCATGTAATGAGCATGATAAGGAACTCACAGCTATGTGGGCAGGCAATGATTGCTTATCTGCAACAGAAGGGGTTTCCTGAAGTTGCACTCCATTTTGTGAAAGATGAAAGAACCAGATTCAACCTGGCTCTGGAGAGTGGGAATATTCAAATTGCAGTTGCATCCGCTACAGCAATCGATGAAAAAGACTACTGGTATAGGTTGGGGGTGGAGGCTCTTCGCCAAGGCAATGCGGGTATTGTGGAGTATGCCTACCAGAAGACTAAAAATTTTGAGAGGCTATCTTTCCTTTATCTAATTACCGGTAAtatggaaaaactgtccaagatGCTGAAAATTGCTGAGGTTAAGAATGATGTCATGGGTCAGTTCCACAATGCACTGTATCTAGGCAATGTCAAGGAGCGTATTAAGATCTTGGAGAATGTTGGCCACTTGCCACTTGCTTACATCACAGCTTCAGTTCACGGCCTGCACGATGTTGCTGAAAGGCTATCTGCAGAGTTGGGAGAAAATGTTCCGACATTGCCGCAGGGGAAAGTGCCCACTCTTTTAATGCCCCCTACCCCAATTGTGTGTGGCGGTGATTGGCCTCTTCTTAGAGTCATGAGAGGTATTTTTGAAGGTGGATTGGATAATGTTGGCAGGGGAGCTGCGGATGAAGAGGATGAGGCTGTTGATGGTGATTGGGGTGAGGAGCTGGACATGGTTGACGTTGATGGCTTGCAAAATGGAGATGGCACCGCAGGATTAGAAGATGAGGAAACAGGTGAAGGACATGAGGAAGAGGAAGGATGGGACCTTGAAGATTTGGAGCTTCCCCCTGAAGCTGACACACCAAGGGCTTCTGTAAATGCTAGTTCGTTTGTTGCTCCAACTACTGGCATGCCTGTAAGCCAGATTTGGACCCAGAGGTCATCTCTTGCCGCTGAACATGCAGCAGCTGGCAATTTTGACACTGCTATGCGTTTACTGAAAAGGCAACTTGGATTCAAAAACTTTGCTCTTTTAAAACCAATGTTTCTTGATCTTCACACTGGCAGCCACAGCTATCTTCCTGCATTTTCATCTGCACCGGTGATATCTCTAGCGGTTGAGCGGGGGTGGAATGTATCTGCTACCCCAAATGTGAGAGGTCCACCAGCACTCGTGTTCAATTTTTCCCAGTTGGAAGAGAAACTGAAAGCTGGTTACAAGGCTACCACAAATGGGAAGCTCGCCGACGCTCTGAAGATCTTTCTGAGCATTCTTCACACAATTCCTCTGATTGTTGTTGATTCTAGGAGGGAAGTCGATGAAGTCAAGGAGTTAATTATAATAGTCAAAGAGTATGTTCTGGGATTACAAATCGAGCTGAAGAGAAGGGAAATGAAAGATGATCCAAAACGGGAGCAGGAGCTTGCAGCTTATTTCACGCACTGCAATCTTCAAACACCTCACTTACGGCTTGCCTTGAATAGTGCACTGACTGTTTGCTATAAGGCCGGGAACATTGCTACTGCAGCTAACTTTGCCAGGCGGCTGTTGGAAACAAACCCCACCAATGAGAGTCTAGCAAAGAAAGCCCGGCAAGTGCTGCAGGCTGCAGAAAGGAATATGACTGATAAATCTCAACTGAACTATGATTTCAGAAACCCATTTGTGATTTGTGGGGCAACATATGTACCAATTTACCGAGGACAGAAGGATGTCTCTTGCCCATATTGTAGCTCACGGTTTGTGGCAACTCAAGAAGGGCAGCTCTGTACTGTTTGTGATCTTGCAGTGGTTGGGGCAGATGCTTCTGGGTTGCTATGTTCTCCTTCTCAGGTTCGATAA
- the LOC103438217 gene encoding non-specific lipid transfer protein GPI-anchored 10: MASPNSSLLQDPFSISSVTLLLFLVSLPPPVLSQNPNIAQCTTRLLPLAPCVPFVQGTAISPAQSCCDNLKLLYSQQPECLCLFLNDTTLSTFPINTTRALQLPVVCSLQVDISTCSGAGIPVPVPPSSPSSQDPPLGKNTNSSAANSTIAATPMPQTAPIPTTMGLGFSRTANAGTKLKMGSYLAVAFAVAGFPVAGVPF, translated from the exons ATGGCTTCCCCTAACAGCTCTCTGCTTCAAGATCCTTTCTCCATTTCCTCTGTGACTCTACTCCTCTTTCTCGTTTCCCTTCCGCCACCCGTCCTCTCACAAAACCCTAACATTGCTCAATGCACCACGCGGCTTCTTCCACTGGCCCCGTGTGTGCCATTCGTGCAAGGCACTGCCATATCACCTGCACAATCATGCTGTGACAACCTCAAGCTGCTCTACAGCCAGCAGCCAGAGTGCCTTTGCCTTTTTCTCAACGATACTACTTTGAGCACATTCCCTATCAACACCACTCGCGCTCTCCAGCTTCCCGTTGTTTGTAGCCTTCAAGTCGACATCTCTACTTGTTCGG GTGCAGGGATACCTGTACCTGTGCCTCCTAGTTCACCTAGTTCTCAAGATCCCCCTCTGGGGAAAAACACCAACTCATCTGCTGCTAATTCTACAATTGCTG CCACTCCAATGCCTCAAACTGCACCAATACCCACCACGATGGGGTTAGGGTTTAGCAGAACTGCAAATGCTGGGACCAAACTGAAGATGGGAAGTTATCTTGCAGTGGCTTTCGCTGTGGCAGGTTTTCCGGTGGCAGGAGTTCCATTTTAA
- the LOC139197234 gene encoding uncharacterized protein, whose protein sequence is MDDTSNHNRKRARDDSDNSENSETNSTQPDTKLIRVDSSNSVASSHQSGYTGDELNNSDINSGEPSTQTPDRVDSDELRMGSAEVKLIQDDLLNILDDSDAVPEIQDLDSVIKSFEEEIQVPAFPASEDTSASGESRQPELGYLLEASDDELGLPPTNGANEEEKIEAADFTESGSQAFGFDGMVGFDNDLIPSYDSFDFGIGGNSEFINDSYIGGEEYLALGGLFDYSGGGVSDDSWRTESLSAS, encoded by the coding sequence ATGGATGACACAAGCAACCACAATAGGAAGCGAGCCCGAGATGACTCAGACAACTCGGAGAACTCAGAAACCAATAGCACCCAACCCGATACAAAACTCATCCGAGTCGACTCGAGCAACTCGGTTGCCAGCTCCCACCAGTCGGGCTACACCGGAGATGAATTGAACAACTCGGATATTAACTCGGGCGAGCCATCGACTCAGACTCCCGATCGAGTTGACTCGGACGAGTTGCGTATGGGGTCGGCGGAGGTCAAGCTGATACAAGACGACCTACTTAACATCCTGGACGACTCGGACGCCGTCCCGGAGATTCAAGACCTTGACTCGGTGATTAAGAGCTTCGAGGAGGAGATACAAGTTCCGGCATTTCCCGCGTCCGAAGACACGTCGGCTTCAGGCGAGTCGAGGCAGCCAGAGCTTGGTTACCTTCTGGAAGCTTCGGACGACGAGCTTGGTCTCCCACCGACCAATGGAGCAAATGAAGAGGAAAAAATCGAGGCCGCTGATTTCACCGAGAGTGGTTCCCAGGCCTTTGGATTTGATGGCATGGTAGGGTTCGATAACGACTTGATTCCAAGTTACGACTCGTTCGATTTCGGAATCGGTGGCAACTCTGAATTTATTAATGACAGTTATATTGGCGGGGAGGAGTACTTGGCGTTAGGCGGTTTGTTTGATTACTCCGGCGGCGGCGTGTCGGATGATTCGTGGCGGACCGAGTCGCTTTCCGCTTCGTAG
- the LOC103437985 gene encoding uncharacterized protein: MALAIANSGSSTGGARVPYSSSTTRQYPYTNLSSQRQLLFPPSSRRALHVVAAKRFTSRTGRTDGKNRRSNTTTRDQEQDMMGSQRTAEIENVGGGAVGNVDDGYFLPKLPGDEPCFWEGEKWDWLGFFVEYLWAFGIGFALIACLVAATSYNEGATDFKETPVYKDSFQSREFLEEPEASNPDVFESNPTEVAPSLE; the protein is encoded by the exons ATGGCTCTAGCCATAGCCAACAGTGGAAGTTCCACCGGCGGAGCTAGAGTCCCTTACAGCAGCTCCACCACCAGACAGTACCCCTACACCAACCTCTCCTCACAACGCCAGCTCCTCTTCCCTCCCTCCTCCAGAAGAGCCCTTCACGTGGTGGCAGCCAAGAGGTTCACCTCCAGAACTGGAAGGACCGACGGCAAGAACAGGAGGAGCAACACAACCACCAGAGACCAAGAACAAGACATGATGGGGTCGCAACGAACGGCTGAGATTGAAAACGTCGGTGGTGGGGCTGTGGGAAACGTTGATGATGGGTATTTCTTGCCTAAGCTTCCCGGGGATGAACCTTGCTTTTGGGAAGGTGAAAAATGGGACTGGCTTGGATTCTTTGTTGAGTACTTGTGGGCTTTTGGTATTGGCTTTGCG CTTATTGCTTGTTTAGTTGCTGCTACTTCTTACAATGAAGGAGCAACTGATTTCAAGGAAACTCCAGTCTACAAAGATTCGTTCCAGTCTCGGGAGTTTTTGGAAGAACCGGAGGCATCCAACCCGGATGTCTTCGAATCCAACCCGACTGAAGTGGCTCCTAGTTTGGAATAG
- the LOC103437989 gene encoding serine/threonine-protein phosphatase 2A 65 kDa regulatory subunit A beta isoform-like produces the protein MAMVDETLYPIAVLIDELKNEDIKLRLNSIRRISTIARALGEERTRKELIPFLSENNDDDDEVLLAMAEELGVFIPYVGGVDHANVLLPPLETLCTVEETCVRDKAVDSLCKIGGQMREKDLVEYFIPLVKRLAAGEWFTARVSSCGLFHIAYPSAPETLKTELRTTYSQLCQDDMPMVRRSAATNLGKFAGTVEDVHLKADIMSIFEDLTQDDQDSVRLLAVEGCAALGKLLEPQECVAHILPVIVNFSQDKSWRVRYMVANQLYELCEAVGPEATRSDLVPAYVRLLRDNEAEVRIAAAGKVTKFCRILNPELAIQQILPFVKDLSTDSSQHVRSALASVIMGMAPVLGKDATIEQLLPIFLSLLKDEFPDVRLNIISKLDQVNQVIGIDLLSQSLLPAIVELAEDRHWRVRLAIIEYIPLLASQLGVGFFDDKLGSLCMQWLNDKVYSIRDAAANNVKRLAEEFGPEWAMQHIVPQVLEMISNPHYLYRMTILHAISLLAPVLGSEITCSKLLPVVVTASKDRVPNIKFNVAKVLQSIIPIVDQSVVEKTIRPCLVELSEDPDVDVRSFASQALQSSEQVMMTS, from the exons ATGGCTATGGTTGATGAAACCTTGTACCCGATCGCGGTTTTAATCGATGAGCTGAAGAACGAAGACATTAAGCTCCGTTTGAACTCAATCCGGAGGATTTCCACGATTGCCCGTGCACTCGGGGAAGAGAGGACCAGGAAGGAACTGATTCCTTTCCTCAGCGAGAACAACGATGACGATGATGAAGTGCTGCTGGCAATGGCGGAAGAGTTGGGGGTGTTTATCCCCTATGTGGGTGGTGTGGATCATGCCAACGTTCTGCTCCCGCCTTTGGAAACGCTCTGCACAGTTGAGGAAACATGTGTGAGGGACAAGGCGGTGGATTCGTTGTGTAAAATTGGCGGGCAGATGAGAGAAAAGGACTTGGTTGAATATTTCATTCCTTTGGTTAAG AGACTTGCTGCCGGAGAATGGTTTACAGCCCGAGTTTCATCCTGCGGTTTGTTTCATATTGCTTATCCTAGTGCCCCAGAAACTTTAAAAACGGAACTACGGACGACATACAGTCAACTGTGCCAAGATGACATGCCCATGGTTAGGAGATCTGCTGCAACTAACCTGGGAAAATTTGCTGGGACTGTAGAAGACGTGCACCTCAAGGCTGACATAATGTCTATATTTGAGGATTTGACACAGGATG ATCAGGATTCTGTTCGGTTATTGGCTGTTGAGGGTTGTGCAGCTCTTGGGAAGTTGTTGGAACCTCAAGAATGTGTGGCCCATATTCTTCCTGTCATTGTTAACTTTTCACAG GATAAGTCTTGGCGTGTTCGGTACATGGTTGCGAATCAATTATATGAGCTGTGTGAAGCTGTTGGTCCAGAAGCTACAAG GTCGGACCTGGTGCCTGCATATGTTCGGCTTCTTCGGGATAATGAGGCTGAAGTACGAATAGCTGCTGCAGGAAAAGTAACTAAGTTTTGCCGAATTTTGAATCCAGAACTTGCCATTCAGCAGATCCTTCCTTTTGTAAAG GACTTGTCAACAGATTCTTCCCAGCACGTTCGTTCTGCATTGGCATCAGTAATAATGGGAATGGCACCAGTTTTAGGAAAG GATGCAACCATAGAGCAGCTGCTGcctatttttctctctcttctaaaAGACGAGTTCCCTGATGTGCGATTGAATATTATCAGCAAGCTTGATCAAGTCAACCAG GTAATTGGGATTGATCTGCTGTCCCAGTCTTTGTTGCCGGCAATTGTTGAACTTGCAGAGGATAGACATTGGAGGGTTCGGCTTGCGATAATAGAATATATTCCTTTATTGGCAAGTCAGTTGGGTGTTGGGTTTTTTGATGATAAGCTTGGGTCTCTTTGCATGCAGTGGTTAAATGATAAG GTTTACTCAATACGTGATGCAGCTGCTAATAATGTGAAGCGCCTTGCGGAAGAATTTGGCCCTGAATGGGCAATGCAGCATATAGTCCCACag GTTTTGGAAATGATTAGCAACCCCCACTATTTGTATCGGATGACGATTCTCCATGCAATTTCCCTACTTGCCCCTGTTTTGGGATCAGAAATCACTTGTTCCAAGCTTCTACCGGTGGTAGTCACTGCATCAAAAGATAG GGTACCAAACATCAAGTTCAATGTGGCTAAGGTGTTGCAGTCAATTATTCCGATAGTTGATCAGTCG GTGGTGGAGAAAACTATTCGTCCTTGTTTGGTTGAGCTTAGCGAGGATCCTGACGTTGATGTAAGGTCCTTTGCTAGCCAAGCCCTTCAGTCAAGTGAGCAGGTCATGATGACTAGCTAG